The Pyrus communis chromosome 9, drPyrComm1.1, whole genome shotgun sequence genome has a segment encoding these proteins:
- the LOC137746024 gene encoding dnaJ protein ERDJ3A-like has translation MENRFAVCIFVSALLFFLLTMEAKTIDPYKVLGVERNASQREIQKAFHKLSLQYHPDKNKSKGAQAKFAEINNAYEILSDEEKRKNYDMYGDEKGNPGFGAGSPGDHGEYTYFTNGGPGQNHFTYGPGDWQSMGGQGGSKSFSFSFGGPSGPSSFGFGMEDIFSNFFGGKPGGGGQFDGFSGSTGSRPGSQPGSRTSPVSITTISPQVYKKEIVHRGMAWLLFSYTPSLKGKQHVENTIEEVASSLQGALKVGSINCEAEPSLCKDLGIYPSRMPRVFVYKVSEKGSLVEYDGDWAAKPLKTFCQDNLPRFSKRVDLNRFKSSTFTTNKLPSVVLLSTKKDTPVIWRVLSGLHHSHFSFYDAEVHDASDPTVKKLGVGALPAIVGWLPNGEKHVLKAGITTKDMKSTIKELSALLEGFEKKSKKAASSQAKKSPTDSGENQIRLLTQSNFDALCGEKTPVCIIGAFRSSKARNKLESILTAVSQKSLSRRQSSAQGKDSVSYTLLDAAKQATFLNAFDEAGFKSLEKVLVAYKPRRGTFAAFDGEMTTEEVEAFISSVLNGDIHFTKTRQKPVLR, from the exons ATGGAGAACCGGTTCGCAGTCTGCATCTTCGTGTCGGCGCTGCTCTTCTTCCTCTTAACCATGGAAGCGAAAACTATAGACCCTTACAAG GTCCTTGGAGTGGAGCGGAATGCAAGTCAGCGTGAAATTCAGAAAGCGTTCCACAA GCTCTCTCTTCAATATCACCCAGACAAGAATAAAAGCAAGGGAGCTCAAGCAAAGTTTGCTGAGATAAACAATG CATATGAGATTTTATCTGAtgaagagaagaggaaaaattATGATATGTATGGAGATGAAAAGGGAAATCCTGGATTTGGAGCTGGTTCTCCTGGAGATCACGGTGAATATACTTACTTCACAAATGGTGGACCAGGACAGAACCACTTTACCTACGGACCTGGTGACTGGCAGAGCATGGGTGGGCAGGGAGGTTCCAAGTCattctctttttcctttggaGGTCCCAGTGGTCCAAGTTCATTTGGTTTTGGTATGGAAGACATTTTCTCAAACTTTTTTGGGGGTAAACCTGGAGGTGGGGGTCAGTTTGATGGTTTCAGTGGTTCAACTGGGTCTCGACCTGGTTCTCAGCCTGGGTCTAGGACTTCTCCGGTGAGCATTACGACCATCAGTCCACAGGTGTATAAGAAAGAAATAGTTCACCGAGGGATGGCTTGGCTCCTGTTCTCTTACACTCCTTCATTGAAGGGGAAGCAACATGTTGAAAATACCATAGAGGAAGTTGCAAGTTCCCTGCAGGGAGCCTTAAAG GTTGGAAGCATAAACTGTGAGGCGGAACCATCTCTCTGCAAGGACCTTGGCATATACCCCAGCAGAATGCCCCGAGTATTTGTGTACAAAGTGAGTGAAAAGGGTTCTTTGGTTGAGTATGATGGTGATTGGGCTGCAAAACCTTTGAAGACATTTTGCCAAGACAATCTGCCAAGGTTTTCAAAACGGGTTGACTTGAACCGCTTCAAGTCTTCCACTTTTACAACCAATAAATTACCTAGTGTGGTGCTTCTTTCCACCAAGAAAGATACACCTGTTATCTGGCGTGTCCTCAGTGGATTGCATCACAGTCACTTCAGTTTCTATGATGCAGAG GTCCACGATGCTTCTGATCCAACAGTGAAGAAGCTGGGAGTTGGTGCACTTCCAGCTATAGTTGGTTGGCTTCCGAACGGGGAGAAGCATGTCTTAAAAGCAGGCATTACCACCAAAGATATGAAGTCTACAATTAAGGAGCTCAGTGCTTTGCTCGaaggttttgaaaaaaagaGCAAGAAGGCAGCTTCAAGTCAGGCCAAGAAATCACCGACTGATTCGGGGGAGAATCAAATACGTCTGTTGACACAGTCTAATTTTGATGCCCTTTGTGGTGAGAAAACTCCGGTTTGCATCATTGGCGCATTCAGATCTTCCAAAGCAAGAAATAAGTTGGAATCAATTTTGACTGCG GTCTCTCAGAAATCGCTATCAAGGCGACAGAGTTCAGCTCAGGGCAAGGATTCTGTTTCCTACACTCTCTTGGATGCCGCCAAGCAGGCGACCTTCTTAAATGCTTTCGACGAAGCAGGATTTAAATCATTAGAGAAGGTCTTGGTTGCCTACAAACCTCGGAGGGGGACATTCGCAGCATTTGACGGTGAAATGACTACGGAAGAAGTAGAGGCGTTTATTAGCTCTGTGCTTAACGGGGACATACATTTTACCAAAACACGGCAGAAACCCGTGCTCAGGTGA
- the LOC137744628 gene encoding em-like protein GEA1 yields MASEQERRDPQKRQELDQKARQGETVVPGGTGGKSLDAQAHLAEGRHRGGETRKEQLGHDGYQELGQRGGETRKEQLGHEGYQELGQRGGEARKEQLGHEGYQELGHGGGEARKEQIGHEGYQEMGKKGGLSTKDKSGGERAAEEGIEIDESKYKTKSR; encoded by the exons ATGGCATCCGAACAGGAAAGGCGAGACCCACAGAAAAGGCAAGAACTGGACCAAAAGGCAAGGCAGGGAGAGACCGTAGTCCCAGGTGGAACCGGCGGCAAGAGCCTCGATGCTCAGGCGCACCTTGCTGAAG GACGCCACCGCGGAGGTGAGACAAGGAAGGAGCAGCTAGGTCATGATGGGTACCAGGAACTGGGCCAGCGCGGAGGTGAGACAAGGAAGGAGCAGCTAGGTCATGAGGGGTACCAGGAACTGGGGCAGCGCGGTGGCGAGGCCAGGAAGGAGCAGCTTGGTCATGAAGGGTACCAGGAGCTGGGGCACGGCGGAGGCGAGGCCAGGAAGGAGCAGATTGGACATGAAGGGTACCAGGAGATGGGCAAAAAAGGCGGGCTCAGCACTAAGGACAAGTCCGGAGGAGAGCGTGCTGCCGAGGAAGGCATCGAGATTGACGAGTCCAAGTACAAGACGAAGAGCCGCTAA
- the LOC137745644 gene encoding chlorophyll synthase, chloroplastic-like, with protein sequence MASVLNTVSSITLSKLNTNRVRAQSAFAPVSVSFTRRRLTVRAAETDTNEAVESAVPDKAPAKGGSSFNQLLGIKGASKETNTWKIRLQLTKPVTWPPLVWGVVCGAAASGNFHWSFEDVAKSIMCMCMSGPFLTGYTQTLNDWYDREIDAINEPYRPIPSGAISENEVIAQIWVLLLGGLSFAGILDVWAGHNFPILFYLALGGSLLSYIYSAPPLKLKQNGWIGNFALGASYISLPWWAGQALFGTLTPDIIVLTLLYSIAGLGIAIVNDFKSVEGDRELGLQSLPVAFGSETAKWICVGAIDITQLSIVGYLLGAGKPYYALALLALIGPQVFFQFKYFLKDPVKYDVKYQASAQPFLVLGLLVTALATSH encoded by the exons ATGGCGTCCGTGCTCAATACGGTGTCGTCTATCACCTTATCGAAGCTCAACACCAACCGAGTTCGGGCTCAGTCCGCCTTCGCGCCGGTTTCCGTTTCGTTTACCA GAAGGAGGCTTACTGTAAGGGCTGCGGAGACCGATACGAACGAAG cgGTTGAATCTGCAGTACCGGATAAGGCACCTGCGAAAGGCGGTTCGAGCTTCAATCAGCTTCTGGGGATTAAAGGAGCTTCAAAGGAAACT AACACATGGAAGATTAGGCTTCAGCTGACAAAACCTGTAACTTGGCCTCCACTGGTATGGGGAGTAGTTTGCGGAGCTGCTGCTTCTG GAAATTTTCATTGGAGTTTCGAGGACGTTGCTAAATCAAtaatgtgcatgtgcatgtcCGGCCCTTTTCTCACTGGTTATACCCAG ACTCTGAATGATTGGTATGACCGAGAGATTGATGCAATTAACGAACCTTATCGTCCAATTCCCTCAGGGGCAATATCTGAGAATGAG GTTATTGCTCAAATATGGGTGCTGCTTTTAGGAGGCCTTAGCTTTGCTGGTATATTAGATGTGTGG GCAGGACATAACTTCCCAATATTATTTTACCTTGCTTTGGGTGGATCCTTGCTATCATACATTTACTCCGCTCCACCTTTAAAG CTGAAACAAAATGGATGGATTGGAAATTTTGCCCTTGGTGCAAGTTATATCAGTTTGCCATG GTGGGCTGGTCAGGCATTATTTGGGACCCTCACACCTGACATAATCGTCCTCACACTCTTGTATAGCATAGCTGGG TTGGGAATTGCTATTGTAAACGATTTTAAAAGTGTTGAAGGAGATAGAGAACTGGGACTTCAG TCACTCCCTGTAGCTTTTGGTTCTGAAACTGCCAAATGGATTTGCGTTGGTGCCATTGACATCACTCAGTTATCAATTGTTG GTTATCTGCTAGGGGCTGGTAAACCATATTATGCATTGGCTCTCCTTGCTTTGATAGGTCCTCAAGTCTTTTTCCAG TTCAAGTACTTTCTCAAAGACCCCGTCAAGTACGATGTTAAATATCAG GCCAGTGCGCAGCCGTTTCTCGTGCTCGGTCTTTTAGTAACAGCATTGGCGACAAGTCATTGA
- the LOC137745240 gene encoding ERBB-3 BINDING PROTEIN 1-like, which yields MSDEEREEKELDLTSPEVVTKYKSAAEIINKALQLVISECKPKAKIVDLCEKGDSYIREQTGNVYKNVKKKIERGVAFPTCISVNNTVCHFSPLASDESVLEEGDILKIDLGCHIDGFIAIVAHTHVLQAGPVTGRAADVIAAANTAAEVALRLVRPGRKNKDVTEAIQKVAAAYDCKIVEGVLSHQLKQFVIDGNKVILSVSNPDTRVDDAEFEENEVYAVDIVASTGEGKPKLLDEKQTTIYKRAVDKSYHLKMKASRFIFSEISQNFPIMPFTARALEEKRARLGLLECVNHELLQPYPVLHEKPGDFVAHIKFTVLLMPNGSDRITSHPVQELQPTKQVDDPEIKAWLSLATKKKKGGGKKKKGKKSDKPEEESAEAEPMDVTTNGAESQA from the exons ATGTCGgacgaggagagagaggagaaggagCTGGATCTCACATCTCCGGAAGTCGTCACCAAATACAAGAGTGCCGCTGAAATTATTAACA aGGCTCTGCAGCTGGTAATATCCGAATGCAAACCGAAAGCGAAGATTGTGGACCTTTGTGAGAAAGGGGATTCATACATCAGAGA ACAAACTGGCAACGTGTACAAAAATGTGAAGAAGAAGATCGAACGAGGCGTTGCCTTCCCGACCTGCATTTCTGTGAACAACACTGTATGCCATTTCTCTCCTCTTGCCAGTGATGAGTCAGTGTTGGAAGAAGGCGATATTCTGAAGAT TGATTTGGGCTGTCATATTGATGGGTTCATTGCCATAGTCGCACATACTCATGTTCTTCAAGCAGGACCGGTTACAGGAAGGGCTGCTGATGTTATTGCAGCTGCTAATACTGCTGCTGAAGTTGCATTAAGGCTGGTTAGGCCAGGGAGAAAG AACAAAGATGTAACAGAGGCAATACAAAAGGTTGCAGCAGCTTACGACTGCAAAATTGTTGAAGGTGTTCTTAGTCATCAGCTCAAGCAGTTTGTGATAGACGGGAACAAGGTCATATTAAGTGTTTCTAATCCAGATACAAGAGTTGACGATGCAGAATTTGAGGAGAATGAAGTTTATGCAGTTGATATAGTCGCAAGCACTGGTGAAGGCAAG CCTAAGTTGCTGGATGAGAAACAGACGACAATCTATAAACGAGCTGTTGACAAGAGCTACcacttgaagatgaaagcttctAGGTTTATTTTCAGCGAAATTAGCCAGAATTTTCCCATCATGCCATTCACTGCTAG AGCtttggaagagaagagggctagGCTTGGTTTACTTGAATGCGTCAACCACGAGCTTTTGCAGCCATATCCTGTTCTGCACGAGAAGCCTG GTGACTTTGTTGCTCATATCAAGTTCACCGTCTTGCTAATGCCAAATGGATCAGACCGGATCACATCTCATCCTGTACAGGAGCTGCAGCCCACTAAACAAGTAGATGATCCTGAAATCAAAGCCTGGTTGTCTTTGgccacaaagaagaagaaaggtggtggaaagaagaagaaag GCAAGAAGAGCGATAAGCCCGAGGAGGAGTCTGCAGAAGCTGAACCGATGGACGTAACAACGAACGGTGCCGAGTCTCAAGCATGA
- the LOC137745970 gene encoding mitochondrial succinate-fumarate transporter 1-like has translation MEENQNENPNPTSPPPPPPPPKKPPIPPYVKALSGSLGGIMEAACLQPIDVIKTRLQLDRTGTCKGIIHCGATVARTEGVRALWKGLTPFATHLTLKYALRMGSNAVLQGAFKDAETGKVSNHGRLISGFGAGVLEALVIVTPFEVVKIRLQQQKGLSPGLLKYKGPIHCARTIIQEEGIRGLWSGAAPTVMRNGTNQAAMFTAKNAFDVLLWKKHEGDGRVLLPWQSMISGFLAGTAGPICTGPFDVVKTRLMAQSRGVDGKMKYKGMIHAIRTIYAEEGLLALWKGLLPRLMRIPPGQAIMWTVADQVIGLYEKRYLRNARL, from the exons AtggaagaaaaccaaaatgaaaacCCCAATCCTACGAGccccccgccaccgccgccgccaccCAAGAAGCCGCCAATTCCGCCGTACGTGAAGGCCCTGTCGGGTTCGCTCGGCGGCATCATGGAGGCCGCGTGCCTACAGCCCATCGATGTCATCAAGACCCGGCTCCAGCTCGACCGGACCGGCACCTGCAAGGGAATTATCCACTGCGGCGCCACCGTTGCCCGCACCGAGGGAGTCCGGGCTCTCTGGAAGGGCCTGACCCCCTTCGCCACCCACCTGACCTTGAAGTACGCGCTTCGGATGGGCTCCAACGCCGTGCTGCAGGGCGCGTTTAAGGACGCGGAGACCGGGAAGGTCAGCAACCACGGCCGGCTCATTTCTGGGTTCGGAGCTGGAGTTCTCGAAGCCCTCGTCATTGTCACGCCGTTTGAG GTGGTGAAAATTAGACTACAGCAACAGAAAGGATTGAGTCCCGGGCTTCTGAAGTATAAGGGTCCTATTCACTGTGCTCGTACGATCATTCAGGAGGAAGGTATCCGTGGGCTTTGGTCAGGAGCTGCTCCAACTGTTATGCGCAATGGGACGAACCAGGCTGCCATGTTTACAGCCAAAAATGCGTTCGACGTTCTCTTGTGGAAGAAACATGAAGGAGATGGGAGAGTCCTGCTGCCATGGCAGTCTATGATATCTGGTTTCCTTGCAGGCACAGCCGGCCCCATTTGCACGGGTCCCTTTGATGTTGTGAAAACGAGGCTGATGGCTCAGAGCCGAGGTGTTGATGGCAAGATGAAATACAAGGGCATGATTCATGCGATCAGGACAATATACGCAGAGGAAGGGCTTCTGGCTTTGTGGAAAGGACTCCTGCCTCGGCTCATGAGGATACCTCCCGGGCAAGCCATTATGTGGACTGTGGCTGACCAAGTGATAGGATTGTATGAGAAACGATATCTTCGTAATGCACGCTTGTAG